The Methylobacterium currus genome contains a region encoding:
- the gloB gene encoding hydroxyacylglutathione hydrolase, whose translation MPEIRPEIRTFLCRSDNIGVLMRDPETGACAAIDVPEAAAILRALDETGWRLTDILVTHRHGDHVEGIPEVKARTNARVTAPARAGSAVPQVDATVREGDVVTVGSLAAAVWETPGHCDDHVTYWFEEAGIAFAGDTLFTLGCGRVLEGPPQVLWRSLSRFLPLPDETVIYSGHDYVLSNARFALAAEPENRNLRDRAALAETAKAEGRFLVPTTLGEEKATNPFLRATEPALARAVGMEPGADPAAVFTALREWKNRF comes from the coding sequence ATGCCCGAGATCCGTCCGGAGATCCGCACCTTCCTGTGCCGGAGCGACAATATCGGCGTGCTGATGCGCGACCCCGAGACCGGCGCCTGCGCGGCGATCGACGTGCCGGAGGCCGCCGCCATCCTGCGCGCCCTCGACGAGACCGGCTGGCGCCTCACCGACATCCTGGTCACCCACCGCCACGGCGACCACGTCGAGGGCATCCCGGAGGTGAAGGCACGGACCAACGCCCGGGTGACGGCACCGGCGCGGGCCGGCAGCGCCGTGCCGCAGGTCGACGCCACGGTGCGCGAGGGCGACGTCGTGACGGTGGGCTCCCTCGCCGCCGCCGTGTGGGAGACCCCCGGCCATTGCGACGACCACGTCACCTACTGGTTCGAGGAGGCGGGAATCGCGTTCGCCGGCGACACCCTGTTCACCCTCGGCTGCGGCCGGGTGCTCGAGGGCCCGCCCCAGGTGCTGTGGCGCTCGCTGTCGCGCTTCCTGCCCCTGCCCGACGAGACCGTGATCTATTCCGGCCACGACTACGTCCTGTCGAATGCCCGCTTCGCCCTCGCCGCCGAGCCGGAGAACCGGAACCTCAGGGACCGGGCGGCGCTCGCGGAGACGGCCAAGGCGGAGGGGCGCTTCCTGGTGCCGACGACCTTGGGCGAGGAGAAGGCCACCAACCCGTTCCTGCGCGCCACCGAGCCGGCGCTCGCCCGCGCCGTCGGGATGGAGCCCGGCGCCGACCCGGCGGCGGTGTTCACGGCGCTCCGCGAGTGGAAGAACCGGTTCTGA
- a CDS encoding cupin domain-containing protein, whose translation MNTLTAAEVVRLLDLKPHPEGGHYRETFRDSREVDGRPASTAIYYLLDIGETSEWHRVDATEVWLWHAGAPMVITTSPNGHDAEARHLGPDLARGHRPQIVVPAHHWQTATSLGAWTLVSCTVAPGFRFEGFEMAPPDWRPMPRV comes from the coding sequence ATGAACACCCTGACTGCCGCCGAGGTCGTGCGCCTGCTCGACCTCAAGCCCCATCCGGAGGGCGGGCATTACCGCGAGACCTTTCGCGATTCCCGCGAGGTCGACGGGCGCCCGGCCTCGACGGCGATCTACTACCTGCTCGACATCGGCGAGACCTCGGAATGGCACCGGGTCGACGCGACGGAGGTCTGGCTCTGGCATGCCGGAGCGCCGATGGTCATCACCACCAGCCCCAACGGCCACGACGCCGAGGCGCGCCATCTCGGCCCCGACCTTGCCCGGGGCCATCGGCCGCAGATCGTGGTGCCGGCCCATCACTGGCAGACCGCCACCAGCCTCGGGGCCTGGACGCTGGTGAGTTGCACCGTGGCGCCGGGCTTCCGCTTCGAGGGATTCGAGATGGCGCCGCCGGACTGGCGGCCGATGCCGCGGGTTTAG